Proteins encoded together in one Macadamia integrifolia cultivar HAES 741 chromosome 8, SCU_Mint_v3, whole genome shotgun sequence window:
- the LOC122086817 gene encoding putative pentatricopeptide repeat-containing protein At2g02150, with protein MNIARRRFVPFNYRIVYIFNSGVENHWNLKLFYASQIILENPPNGLFNCRQIFTFCYPFHGSSVSECGRIVSQNPSFGRQNVRIVSKNPLFSLRGYGNEASHRPISCSVLVRSMVSIIQKTDQWDSLLHRLCDVSYSIITPPIAVQVIKRIRKPDVAFKFFEWLEERAGFSHDSLTYSAILKIVTKDSHPSHAAMADDLLHKKIHLRFNVTPSDFDIMLQQWVRVGELGKALELLDEMRTYGFVPSHSSCNVLLNKLLISKHKNLGWELFYQMLDGWIDALDTQTFNIVMKCACIEGRTDEAIDLFNIMKQRDCMPDLDSFNILIEGFSEKGDTQMICRLFKQMLDLKVKPDSYTVNLLIKELCKLGQPEYGNNLFNYMRRVGWIDRKFVYTQLVDSLCNYGWWLKGLKIFTKMIRRGHHPSISVYNNLICRMCLGGKVSEAFRLKNLIAKKRFMTEIENYNALMKGVCSAGRMDMANKLLHELQDRGLEPDLRMCNTVLRGHCMMKNVTEALELVEKIKRKGWDPDLESCNSLITSLMSEGKDEEAMQVKNSIREVQNIG; from the coding sequence ATGAATATTGCTCGCAGGAGATTTGTACCGTTTAATTACAGAATTGTTTATATCTTCAATTCTGGAGTGGAGAATCACTGGAATTTGAAGTTATTCTACGCATCGCAGATAATCCTAGAGAACCCACCAAATGGTTTATTCAATTGTCGACAGATCTTCACATTCTGCTATCCATTTCATGGCTCTTCCGTATCCGAATGCGGTAGAATCGTTTCCCAGAACCCTTCTTTTGGAAGGCAAAATGTTAGAATCGTTTCCAAAAACCCTTTGTTTTCATTGAGGGGTTATGGAAACGAAGCTAGTCATAGACCAATTTCCTGCAGTGTTCTGGTCAGAAGTATGGTTTCTATTATTCAGAAGACGGATCAGTGGGATTCATTGCTCCACAGGCTTTGTGATGTCTCTTACTCCATTATCACCCCTCCTATTGCCGTCCAAGTCATCAAACGAATTAGGAAACCAGATGTGGCTTTCAAGTTCTTCGAGTGGTTAGAAGAGCGTGCTGGCTTTAGTCATGACAGTCTAACCTACTCAGCAATCCTCAAGATCGTAACCAAAGATTCCCATCCTTCACATGCTGCCATGGCCGATGATTTGCTTCATAAGAAGATTCATCTCCGTTTCAATGTAACCCCTTCTGACTTTGATATTATGTTGCAGCAATGGGTGAGAGTTGGGGAATTAGGAAAAGCCCTAGAGTTGTTGGATGAGATGAGAACTTATGGATTTGTTCCCTCTCATTCATCTTGTAATGTTCTTCTGAATAAGTTACTCATTTCGAAGCACAAGAATCTGGGTTGGGAGTTGTTCTACCAAATGCTGGATGGATGGATTGATGCTTTGGATACCCAAACTTTTAATATTGTGATGAAATGTGCTTGCATAGAAGGAAGGACTGATGAAGCCATAGATCTCTTTAATATAATGAAGCAGAGAGATTGTATGCCTGATCTTGACAGCTTCAATATCTTGATTGAAGGTTTTTCTGAAAAGGGAGATACACAGATGATCTGTAGGCTTTTCAAGCAGATGCTGGATTTGAAGGTTAAGCCTGACAGTTACACTGTGAACCTTCTTATCAAAGAGTTATGCAAACTAGGCCAGCCTGAATATGGGAACAATTTGTTTAACTACATGAGGAGAGTGGGTTGGATTGACAGGAAATTTGTATATACCCAGCTGGTGGATTCTCTCTGCAACTACGGCTGGTGGTTAAAAGGCTTGAAGATATTTACGAAGATGATCCGAAGGGGTCACCATCCTAGCATCAGTGTCTACAATAACCTCATATGCCGCATGTGCCTAGGTGGTAAAGTAAGTGAGGCCTTCCGACTGAAGAATCTTATTGCAAAAAAGAGATTTATGACAGAAATCGAGAATTACAATGCCTTGATGAAAGGAGTCTGCTCAGCAGGCAGAATGGACATGGCTAACAAACTTTTACATGAGCTTCAGGATCGGGGACTGGAACCTGATCTAAGAATGTGTAATACAGTACTCCGTGGGCATTGTATGATGAAAAATGTGACCGAAGCTCTAGAATTAGTGGAAAAGATAAAACGAAAAGGTTGGGACCCAGATCTTGAGTCATGTAATTCATTAATAACAAGTCTTATGAGCGAGGGGAAGGATGAAGAGGCAATGCAGGTGAAGAATTCTATTCGGGAGGTTCAGAATATCGGCTAA
- the LOC122085458 gene encoding myosin-binding protein 7-like — MFMDSEKSPPSTDLLKCCGCGCSSCGTLINGGSITWQRSVKRKFDELQDGFPNGVPSFDQSSVAKVEIENECTALRETVSSQQQTIQELYTELDEERNASSSAANEAMSMILRVQREKAEIQMEARQFKRFAEEKMAHDQQELLALEDLLYKRDQAIQALNCEVQAYKHRMLSLGLTEAEVEGQKSPHSRNPNLGDNVESQFEFPPYDYPPIRCNMNENQCRPDVEDDVDLEKYAFGETPRPFSDSPFTREHLQNLENRIYQMERNPSSNHLDREFFGTRNISEKGVIGQSPKRPGHARMFSTDSFGSLYGTVKETAQDSRMESPKTAPSFKKMNYFSHTEEYSNLRKLDNASDHGDDMSDRVYTIDSIHNGVSYNKIPENKPAIGICEDYVNTPRDSLNIGDPDVKKLYTRLQALEADRESMKQAMISMRTDKAQLVLLREIAQQLCKEMTPERRISPPVKKPSLIGSFSLISVLKWIVSFVFWRKKARRSKYMFGLSAENVGLLMLLDKGPCVRPWRCLSSIRPRK, encoded by the exons ATGTTTATGGATTCTGAAAAGTCGCCACCTTCAACAGATTTGCTTAAATGCTGTGGCTGTGGCTGTAGCTCTTGTGGCACGTTGATCAACGGTGGTTCTATAACTTGGCAACGTTCCGTGAAAAGGAAGTTTGATGAGCTTCAAGatggtttcccaaatggtgtACCCAGTTTCGATCAATCGTCTGTTGCAAAAGTCGAGATTGAGAATGAATGTACTGCCCTGCGAGAGACGGTCAGCAGCCAGCAGCAGACCATTCAGGAGCTTTACACTGAATTGGATGAGGAAAGGAATGCTTCTTCATCTGCTGCAAATGAGGCCATGTCTATGATATTGAGGGTGCAGAGGGAAAAGGCCGAGATCCAGATGGAAGCCCGGCAATTCAAACGGTTTGCAGAGGAGAAAATGGCCCATGATCAGCAAGAGCTTCTTGCATTGGAAGACTTATTGTATAAGAGAGATCAGGCCATCCAAGCTCTTAACTGTGAGGTTCAGGCGTACAAACACAGGATGTTGAGTCTTGGGCTCACTGAGGCAGAGGTGGAGGGACAAAAGAGTCCTCACAGTCGTAACCCCAACCTGGGTGACAATGTTGAATCCCAATTTGAATTTCCCCCATATGACTACCCTCCTATAAGATGCAATATGAATGAAAACCAGTGTCGCCCGGATGTTGAGGATGATGTTGATCTTGAAAAATATGCCTTTGGTGAAACTCCTCGACCTTTTAGTGATAGCCCTTTCACCCGGGAACATTTGCAGAATTTGGAAAACAGAATCTATCAAATGGAGAGAAATCCAAGCAGCAATCATTTGGATAGGGAATTTTTTGGCACAAGGAACATTTCTGAGAAGGGGGTGATCGGTCAGTCTCCAAAACGGCCTGGGCATGCCAGGATGTTCTCCACTGACAGCTTCGGTTCATTGTATGGTACAGTTAAAGAAACGGCTCAGGATAGCAGGATGGAAAGTCCAAAGACTGCTCCCAGCTTCAAAAAGATGAATTATTTTTCGCACACAGAGGAGTATTCTAATTTGAGAAAGCTTGATAATGCATCAGATCATGGAGATGACATGAGTGACCGTGTATATACTATTGACTCTATCCATAATGGAGTATCTTATAACAAAATTCCTGAGAACAAACCTGCTATTGGAATCTGTGAAGATTACGTAAACACGCCGAGGGATTCACTGAATATAGGTGATCCTGATGTCAAAAAGCTCTACACGAGGCTTCAGGCACTTGAGGCAGATAGGGAGTCAATGAAGCAGGCAATGATTTCAATGCGGACTGATAAAGCGCAACTAGTATTACTGAGGGAAATAGCTCAACAATTATGTAAAGAAATGACACCAGAAAGAAGGATATCTCCACCTGTGAAGAAGCCATCTCTGATTGGGAGCTTTTCCTTGATCTCAGTACTGAAG TGGATCGTGTCTTTTGTTTTCTGGAGAAAAAAAGCACGCCGAAGCAA GTATATGTTTGGGCTATCGGCCGAAAATGTAGGCTTGCTGATGCTTTTAGATAAGGGCCCTTGCGTGCGACCATGGAGATGTCTTTCAAGTATACGACCAAGGAAATAG
- the LOC122086046 gene encoding uncharacterized protein LOC122086046 isoform X1, which translates to MATPFCPLHRFASFSSCSSNSISNSPPSTAPIQFFLSSVNSQPLFLPSGKPHTLISKFFGLKSKFILPSKLLFHPILLLNGYERPVDTQALLTTVSVFAAIALSLFLGLKGDPVPCNRCAGNGGTKCVFCDNGKMKQETGLVDCKVCKGAGLILCKKCGGSGYSRRL; encoded by the exons ATGGCGACGCCCTTCTGCCCTTTACATCGTTtcgcttctttttcttcttgttcttcgaACTCGATTTCTAATTCTCCACCCTCAACTGCTCCAATTCAGTTCTTTCTCAGCTCTGTAAACTCCCAGCCTCTTTTCCTACCGAGCGGAAAACCACATACTTTGATTTCGAAATTCTTTGGTTTGAAGTCCAAATTCATACTACCATCTAAGCTCCTTTTCCATCCCATTTTACTCCTAAATGGTTACGAAAGGCCTGTAGATACTCAGGCGCTACTTACCACTGTTAGTGTCTTCGCTGCCATTGCTCTGTCTCTGTTTCTAGGACTGAAG GGAGACCCTGTTCCTTGCAATAGGTGCGCTGGTAATG GTGGCACCAAATGTGTCTTCTGTGACAATGGCAAGATGAAACAAGAAACAGGCTTGGTCGATTGCAAGGTATGCAAGGGAGCGG GATTGATACTTTGTAAGAAGTGTGGAGGTTCTGGATATTCAAGACGCTTATGA
- the LOC122085451 gene encoding probable E3 ubiquitin-protein ligase BAH1-like 1: MKFGETFTEYLHGEQERFLVKCSHVEYKRLKQVLKSCKSCRALQDSSSNEESHVDGSDAVAPLCQCESCSLCDQMFFSELMKESSEISGFLSSRVRRLLHLDLSKGLQKYVLRLSHCFGNDQHAMDQEVRMLINYVIMNALAIRKILKKYDKVHSSKNGRNFKTKLQAEHIELLQSPWLIELGAFYINSNGSVGGDSIENSHQFSFDFSSAQPVLTLVLPNSMKIEYNLICAICLDIVFNPYALSCGHLFCKACACSAASVLIFEGLKSAPPKSKCPICREVGVYRNSVHMMELDLLLKNRCKEYWKERLHEERAEMVKQSKEYWESQSKLFMGFGN, encoded by the exons ATGAAGTTTGGGGAGACCTTTACTGAGTATCTTCATGGAGAGCAAGAGCGGTTCCTGGTTAAATGCTCACATGTGGAGTATAAGCGCCTTAAGCAAGTGTTGAAGAGCTGCAAGAGTTGCCGGGCTCTGCAAGATTCTTCTAGTAATGAAGAATCACATGTAGATGGGAGTGACGCAGTGGCCCCGCTTTGCCAATGCGAATCTTGCTCAT TGTGTGATCAGATGTTCTTTTCTGAATTGATGAAAGAGTCTTCAGAGATTTCTGGGTTTTTGAGTTCTAGAGTTAGACGCCTCCTCCACCTTGACCTCTCAAAAGGATTGCAAAAATACGTGTTACGTCTGTCTCATTGCTTTGGAAATGATCAACATGCCATGGATCAAGAAGTTAGGATGCTGATTAATTATGTCATAATGAATGCACTTGCTATACGAAAAATCCTTAAGAAATATGATAAG GTACATAGCTCTAAAAATGGTAGAAACTTTAAAACTAAACTCCAAGCTGAACACATAGAGCTTCTACAATCACCTTGGCTAATTGAATTGGGTGCATTTTACATCAATTCCAATGGATCTGTTGGTGGAGATTCCATTGAGAATTCCCATCAgttctcttttgatttttcttcagCTCAGCCCGTCCTGACATTGGTGCTTCCCAATTCCATGAAGATAGAATATAATTTGATTTGTGCTATTTGCTTG GATATTGTTTTTAATCCTTATGCTTTGAGTTGTGGCCATCTCTTTTGTAAAGCTTGTGCTTGCTCTGCAGCTTCTGTTTTGATATTTGAAGGACTTAAATCTGCACCTCCAAAATCAAAGTGCCCTATTTGTAGAGAG GTTGGAGTATATCGTAACTCTGTTCACATGATGGAACTTGATTTGCTCCTGAAAAACAG GTGCAAGGAGTACTGGAAAGAGAGGCTGCATGAAGAACGGGCTGAGATGGTCAAGCAATCTAAAGAGTACTGGGAATCACAATCCAAGTTATTCATGGGATTCGGGAATTGA
- the LOC122086046 gene encoding uncharacterized protein LOC122086046 isoform X2 translates to MATPFCPLHRFASFSSCSSNSISNSPPSTAPIQFFLSSVNSQPLFLPSGKPHTLISKFFGLKSKFILPSKLLFHPILLLNGYERPVDTQALLTTVSVFAAIALSLFLGLKGDPVPCNRCAGNGGTKCVFCDNGKMKQETGLVDCKD, encoded by the exons ATGGCGACGCCCTTCTGCCCTTTACATCGTTtcgcttctttttcttcttgttcttcgaACTCGATTTCTAATTCTCCACCCTCAACTGCTCCAATTCAGTTCTTTCTCAGCTCTGTAAACTCCCAGCCTCTTTTCCTACCGAGCGGAAAACCACATACTTTGATTTCGAAATTCTTTGGTTTGAAGTCCAAATTCATACTACCATCTAAGCTCCTTTTCCATCCCATTTTACTCCTAAATGGTTACGAAAGGCCTGTAGATACTCAGGCGCTACTTACCACTGTTAGTGTCTTCGCTGCCATTGCTCTGTCTCTGTTTCTAGGACTGAAG GGAGACCCTGTTCCTTGCAATAGGTGCGCTGGTAATG GTGGCACCAAATGTGTCTTCTGTGACAATGGCAAGATGAAACAAGAAACAGGCTTGGTCGATTGCAAG GATTGA